A window of the Mus musculus strain C57BL/6J chromosome 18, GRCm38.p6 C57BL/6J genome harbors these coding sequences:
- the Tmed7 gene encoding transmembrane emp24 domain-containing protein 7 precursor translates to MPRPGSAPRWAAAAGRWGCRLLALLLLLPAPSGGSEITFELPDNAKQCFYEDITQGTKCTLEFQVITGGHYDVDCRLEDPDGKVLYKEMKKQYDSFTFTASRNGTYKFCFSNEFSTFTHKTVYFDFQVGEDPPLFPSENRVSALTQMESACVSIHEALKSVIDYQTHFRLREAQGRSRAEDLNTRVAYWSVGEALILLVVSVGQVFLLKSFFSDKRTTTTRVGS, encoded by the exons ATGCCGCGGCCGGGGTCGGCGCCGCGCTGGGCGGCCGCCGCGGGCCGTTGGGGTTGCAGGCTGCTTGCTCTACTGCTGCTCCTGCCGGCTCCGAGCGGCGGCTCCGAGATCACCTTCGAGCTGCCCGATAATGCCAAGCAGTGCTTCTACGAGGACATCACTCAGGGCACCAAGTGCACCCTGGAGTTCCAG GTGATTACTGGTGGTCACTACGATGTTGATTGTCGATTGGAAGATCCTGATGGTAAAGtgttgtacaaggagatgaagaAACAGTATGATAGTTTCACCTTCACAGCCTCCAGAAATGGGACGTACAAGTTTTGCTTCAGCAATGAGTTTTCTACTTTCACACACAAAACAGTGTATTTCGATTTCCAAGTTGGAGAAGACCCACCTTTGTTTCCCAGTGAGAACCgagtcagtgcccttacccag ATGGAATCCGCCTGCGTTTCCATTCATGAAGCTCTCAAGTCCGTCATTGACTATCAGACACATTTCCGGCTCCGGGAAGCTCAAGGCCGAAGCCGAGCAGAGGATCTGAATACAAGAGTGGCCTATTGGTCGGTGGGGGAAGCCCTCATCCTTCTGGTGGTTAGCGTAGGGCAGGTGTTTCTTCTGAAGAGCTTTTTCTCAGATAAAAGAACCACCACAACCCGCGTCGGATCCTAA